The Sphingobacterium bambusae genome includes a window with the following:
- a CDS encoding DUF4254 domain-containing protein, which translates to MISEIANTIFQQAIDRYHQFDRIDHPLENPYEHASLEHLLYLKCWIDTVQWHMEDVVREPSIDPKDGLYWKRRIDESNQVRTDTVEYIDSYYLQLFASVSPKADARINTESPAWAIDRLSILALKIYHMQQETLRSDADDAHIQACSTKLAVLLEQRKDLSQSIDELLNDIAAGEKYMKVYKQMKMYNDPSLNPVLYSQQK; encoded by the coding sequence ATGATCAGCGAAATTGCCAATACCATATTTCAGCAAGCTATTGATCGATACCATCAGTTTGATAGGATCGACCATCCCTTGGAAAATCCGTACGAACATGCCAGCCTTGAGCATCTCCTCTATCTGAAATGTTGGATAGACACCGTCCAATGGCATATGGAAGATGTTGTTCGGGAACCGAGCATAGATCCGAAAGATGGTTTGTATTGGAAACGACGCATCGACGAATCCAATCAAGTGCGTACCGATACCGTAGAATATATTGACAGTTACTATTTGCAGCTATTTGCTTCGGTAAGCCCAAAGGCTGATGCGCGTATAAATACCGAGAGCCCTGCTTGGGCAATCGATCGTTTATCCATTCTCGCGTTGAAGATCTACCACATGCAACAGGAAACCTTACGATCGGATGCCGACGACGCACACATCCAAGCTTGCAGCACGAAGCTCGCGGTACTTTTGGAACAACGCAAAGACCTTTCCCAAAGTATCGACGAACTGTTGAACGACATCGCCGCAGGCGAAAAATACATGAAGGTGTACAAACAGATGAAAATGTACAATGACCCTTCGTTAAATCCTGTTTTGTACAGCCAGCAAAAATAA
- a CDS encoding NADH-quinone oxidoreductase subunit N, whose protein sequence is MNVSITDILDQIIASLPLFKPEFSLIVGFILSIVAALFFEKHLKNTTFTVALLSIAASIYYLCLQVPIAATGFSDMWLVDKLGTYARLIIAVTTLIIALFIQQRHRKENNGDIYSILLAATLGMHVLCNSSNWLVAFIGIEMVSIASYIMVGYFSQNKAQSEAAMKYALFGSVCAAVMLYGLSLMYGLTGNLDFQSPQHLQGLMTAPEPVVTLALLFVLVGVGFKLGFVPLHVWSPDVYQGSPTAITAFLSTVPKVGALILFTRVYQAWSSTAFYFSELSTWIIIAVALASMLIGNLAALRQQDIKRLMAYSAIGHTGFLMMAIFAYQDTFHYLLFYLIAYVLMNLAAFIFIDYLERMTGSTALKSYQGLGRKLPVLFTAFTLVGISLIGLPPTIGFIGKLMVFSAVFDIFQASENTGVLMLLVVGALTAVISLFFYFRIPLYAFIRKTDDPTQLQPAPSKLMLFVGYGLAFLVLLLGLFPQLLLNLLA, encoded by the coding sequence GTGAACGTCTCCATCACCGACATACTCGATCAAATCATTGCGTCGCTGCCGCTTTTTAAGCCGGAGTTTTCTCTTATCGTCGGTTTCATCCTGTCGATAGTGGCCGCGCTATTTTTTGAGAAACATTTAAAAAACACAACCTTTACCGTTGCTCTCCTCAGCATAGCCGCATCAATTTATTACCTCTGCCTTCAGGTTCCTATTGCCGCAACAGGTTTTTCGGACATGTGGCTAGTCGATAAGCTGGGTACATATGCCCGCCTAATCATAGCGGTTACAACGTTAATTATCGCGCTCTTTATACAGCAACGGCATAGAAAGGAAAACAACGGTGATATCTATAGTATATTACTCGCCGCTACACTGGGCATGCATGTACTTTGCAACAGTAGCAACTGGCTGGTCGCCTTTATCGGCATAGAGATGGTGTCCATCGCCTCTTATATTATGGTTGGCTATTTCTCGCAAAACAAAGCCCAGTCAGAAGCAGCCATGAAATATGCCTTGTTTGGGTCCGTTTGTGCCGCGGTGATGTTGTATGGACTATCGCTGATGTATGGCTTGACTGGCAATCTAGATTTCCAGTCGCCTCAGCATCTGCAGGGGTTGATGACCGCTCCCGAGCCCGTCGTCACCTTAGCCTTGTTATTTGTTTTGGTCGGCGTTGGATTTAAACTGGGCTTCGTGCCCCTGCATGTATGGAGCCCCGATGTGTATCAAGGATCGCCCACAGCCATTACCGCTTTTCTGTCCACGGTTCCTAAAGTTGGTGCACTTATCCTCTTTACGCGTGTGTACCAAGCTTGGTCTTCGACGGCATTTTATTTCTCCGAGCTAAGCACTTGGATCATCATTGCTGTCGCCTTAGCGAGTATGTTGATTGGTAATCTCGCAGCCTTACGACAGCAAGATATCAAACGATTGATGGCCTATTCCGCCATCGGACATACCGGCTTCCTGATGATGGCTATCTTCGCTTATCAGGATACCTTCCATTACCTGCTATTTTACCTGATTGCCTATGTACTGATGAATTTGGCCGCGTTTATCTTCATCGATTACCTCGAACGGATGACCGGTTCTACTGCACTAAAATCTTACCAAGGCTTAGGCCGCAAATTACCCGTGTTATTTACAGCCTTCACTTTAGTCGGTATTTCCCTTATCGGGCTTCCGCCAACCATTGGTTTTATTGGTAAGCTGATGGTTTTTTCGGCTGTTTTCGATATTTTTCAAGCATCGGAAAATACAGGTGTCCTAATGCTGCTCGTCGTCGGCGCCCTAACGGCTGTCATATCGCTATTCTTCTATTTCCGCATTCCATTGTATGCCTTCATCAGGAAGACAGATGATCCTACACAGCTGCAGCCCGCTCCATCCAAACTCATGCTGTTTGTTGGCTATGGTTTAGCATTCCTAGTCTTGTTATTGGGTTTATTTCCGCAATTGTTGTTAAACCTGCTTGCTTAG
- a CDS encoding complex I subunit 4 family protein — protein MGLLSILIFLPLLATCVILALPGSARASYKYIALGFTVLQFILSGYMYGQFDASLGGINRVEGYQFLEQLPWIRLDLGAIGKLEIDYFIGIDGVSLPLLVLSTLVMLMGIGASWNVQKSTKGYFALLMVLNTAVMGIFSALDFFLFYVFYEVMLLPLYFLIGIWGGERREYAAIKFFIYTLLGSVLMLLVIVGLYFSVINPATGAHSFNMLLMMNPSNYVDGSFFGFIGNYHEIFGAPARWIGFAVLFFAFAIKVPIVPLHTWLPDAHVEAPTPVSIILAGILLKIGGYGIIRVCYSIFPDIAADSNYWLALIGVISILYGALNALAQKDLKRMIAYSSVSHMGFVLLGIASLTAEGLSGAMFQMISHGFLSAALFFLVGVLYDRVHDRYIYHFRGLASIMPKYTVYIALAFFASLGLPGFSAFIGEAFVIIGAFNAESMVTGVPRWMAISGSIGILLSAAYFLWTLQRMFFGQTRLQGGQAWHVALTDLDTREQLILFPALALALVLGIMPSLIFGKLNASVLQLIDLIQPYL, from the coding sequence ATGGGCCTTTTATCCATCCTCATATTTCTACCTTTGCTTGCTACATGCGTGATTTTGGCTTTGCCAGGCTCCGCTCGCGCAAGCTACAAATACATCGCACTAGGATTTACCGTCTTGCAATTTATCTTGTCTGGCTACATGTATGGACAGTTTGACGCGTCTTTGGGCGGTATCAACCGTGTTGAAGGATATCAGTTTTTAGAACAACTCCCTTGGATACGCTTAGATCTTGGTGCCATTGGAAAATTGGAAATCGACTATTTTATTGGCATTGACGGTGTCTCTCTCCCCTTGTTGGTGTTAAGTACATTGGTGATGTTGATGGGCATTGGTGCATCTTGGAATGTGCAGAAAAGCACAAAAGGATATTTTGCCCTTTTAATGGTGCTCAATACCGCGGTGATGGGCATCTTTTCTGCACTGGATTTCTTCCTTTTTTACGTTTTCTACGAGGTGATGTTACTTCCGTTGTACTTCCTCATCGGGATATGGGGAGGCGAGCGGCGCGAGTATGCAGCCATTAAGTTTTTCATTTATACCTTATTGGGTTCGGTACTCATGCTACTGGTGATTGTCGGACTTTATTTCTCGGTTATCAATCCAGCTACTGGAGCGCACAGCTTCAATATGCTATTAATGATGAACCCCAGCAACTACGTCGATGGATCCTTTTTTGGCTTCATAGGTAATTACCACGAGATCTTCGGTGCTCCGGCGCGATGGATCGGATTTGCGGTGCTATTCTTTGCCTTTGCGATAAAGGTTCCAATTGTCCCATTGCACACTTGGCTGCCCGACGCACACGTTGAAGCTCCTACGCCCGTTTCCATCATTTTAGCCGGTATACTACTGAAGATCGGTGGCTACGGCATCATTCGCGTCTGCTACAGCATTTTCCCCGATATCGCAGCAGATAGTAACTACTGGTTAGCGCTGATCGGCGTGATATCCATACTTTACGGCGCACTTAATGCACTCGCACAGAAAGACCTGAAACGTATGATTGCCTATTCCTCGGTTTCGCACATGGGCTTTGTGCTTTTGGGCATTGCATCGTTGACTGCCGAAGGCTTATCAGGAGCCATGTTTCAGATGATCTCCCACGGTTTTTTAAGTGCCGCTTTATTCTTTTTGGTAGGCGTGCTATACGATCGCGTGCACGATCGATATATTTATCATTTCCGCGGCTTGGCGAGCATCATGCCTAAATACACCGTCTATATTGCCTTGGCTTTCTTCGCATCCCTAGGCTTGCCGGGGTTCTCCGCTTTTATTGGCGAAGCCTTTGTCATTATCGGCGCATTCAATGCCGAAAGCATGGTTACAGGAGTGCCGCGCTGGATGGCTATTAGCGGATCCATTGGTATCCTGCTTAGTGCGGCTTATTTTCTATGGACGCTACAACGGATGTTTTTCGGGCAAACGCGTTTGCAAGGAGGTCAGGCTTGGCATGTGGCTTTGACGGATCTCGATACCCGCGAACAACTGATCTTATTTCCAGCATTGGCACTAGCCTTGGTTTTGGGTATCATGCCGTCACTGATCTTCGGCAAGCTCAATGCATCTGTGCTTCAATTAATCGATTTGATACAGCCCTATCTGTAG
- a CDS encoding NADH-quinone oxidoreductase subunit 5 family protein: protein MNEFWNISPTAASLLVVLLPFAAFLFQALSGRKSTSGNISLIAIILSSIISFVGVFLPVWNNQVLTERMSWFTIGHHTFEIGLLLNNLTVLMQFIVCVIALPVHIYSRSYMKGDPGIHRYWMYLSLFCFAMLGLTVSINLLQLYIFWELVGFASYLLIGFWFTREAAVQANKKAFLINRIGDIGFLIGIALVYAHVGTLDLVALFDHSGAFLKGIVLDGSLQVVNKDSLWVTYAGLAFFLGAMAKSAQFPLHVWLPDAMEGPTSVSSLIHAATMVAAGVFLLCTVFPLFNETVLLVITTIGCLTALSAAIFALGQYDIKKILAFSTVSQLGFMMVGVGIGTWDSALFHLATHAFFKCLLFLSAGAVIHEMAHFKAHTAMDFDPQDLRNMGGLRKYMPKTFLCMSIASLALAGFPLTSGHLSKDSIVISAYEWASAGGGAHYIVPVTLILVSMLTAFYIGRLIFKAFFGSFALQGQVNDHNKLHEAPTTMLWPMFFLTLCCFFPVFGLHPLEYHHTWIMHTFHVKVGFAEQEAAHLIIPIVLTVGALLALLMGWYWYVKNRYPLSPQNRWVRFATRQGYLNEFNDLIFVKGTTWLSRLLYTFDRYVVDGATKLFTGATQQLSLFIHWFDKNVIDGIVNLAANGTYYIGHLVRHVQNGQLQGYLGFALTAVVLGILYLIIK, encoded by the coding sequence GTGAACGAGTTCTGGAACATATCGCCTACTGCCGCTAGCCTACTTGTGGTACTCCTCCCCTTCGCTGCCTTCTTATTCCAGGCACTGTCGGGTCGGAAGTCCACATCGGGGAATATTAGTCTGATCGCCATCATCTTGAGCAGCATCATCAGCTTTGTTGGCGTATTCCTACCAGTCTGGAACAATCAAGTGCTTACCGAAAGGATGAGTTGGTTTACCATAGGTCACCATACCTTTGAAATAGGTTTATTACTAAATAACCTAACCGTTTTGATGCAGTTTATTGTTTGCGTCATTGCGTTACCTGTACATATCTATTCCCGATCGTATATGAAAGGGGACCCCGGCATACACCGCTATTGGATGTATCTCAGCTTATTTTGCTTTGCCATGCTAGGCTTAACGGTTTCAATAAACCTGCTGCAACTCTATATTTTCTGGGAGCTGGTGGGTTTTGCTTCTTACTTACTAATCGGCTTTTGGTTTACTAGAGAGGCTGCAGTTCAAGCGAACAAAAAAGCGTTCTTGATCAATAGAATTGGTGATATTGGTTTCCTAATTGGCATCGCTTTGGTTTATGCGCATGTAGGAACCTTAGACCTTGTTGCTCTTTTTGATCATTCTGGAGCATTCCTGAAAGGTATAGTGCTGGATGGATCCTTACAGGTGGTCAACAAAGATAGCCTTTGGGTAACCTACGCTGGCCTCGCCTTTTTCTTGGGTGCAATGGCCAAATCCGCACAATTTCCCTTACATGTTTGGCTACCCGACGCCATGGAAGGACCAACTTCGGTATCATCACTCATTCACGCTGCGACGATGGTTGCAGCTGGTGTATTCCTATTGTGCACGGTTTTTCCGCTCTTTAATGAAACGGTCTTACTTGTCATCACGACTATTGGTTGTTTGACGGCGCTGTCGGCAGCAATATTTGCTTTGGGACAATACGACATCAAAAAAATATTGGCTTTTTCCACGGTTTCCCAGCTGGGATTCATGATGGTGGGCGTTGGAATCGGAACATGGGACAGCGCGCTGTTCCACTTGGCTACGCACGCCTTTTTCAAGTGTCTCCTGTTTCTATCTGCAGGTGCCGTGATACACGAGATGGCACATTTCAAAGCGCATACAGCAATGGATTTTGATCCGCAGGATTTACGCAATATGGGCGGACTACGAAAATATATGCCCAAAACTTTTTTATGCATGAGCATTGCATCACTGGCATTGGCAGGTTTTCCGCTTACTTCCGGACATCTCTCCAAAGATAGCATTGTGATCAGTGCTTACGAGTGGGCATCAGCCGGCGGCGGCGCCCATTATATTGTGCCTGTTACCTTGATTCTCGTTAGCATGTTAACGGCGTTTTATATCGGCCGATTGATTTTTAAAGCATTTTTTGGATCCTTTGCACTACAAGGGCAGGTGAATGACCACAACAAACTGCATGAAGCACCAACGACAATGTTGTGGCCTATGTTTTTCTTGACGTTGTGCTGTTTCTTCCCTGTGTTTGGTTTACATCCCTTGGAGTATCACCATACATGGATCATGCACACCTTTCATGTCAAGGTCGGGTTCGCTGAACAGGAAGCGGCGCACTTGATCATTCCCATCGTTCTAACCGTGGGCGCTTTGCTCGCTTTGTTGATGGGATGGTATTGGTACGTAAAGAACCGGTATCCCCTATCCCCTCAAAACCGCTGGGTACGCTTTGCAACACGGCAAGGTTATCTTAACGAATTCAATGATCTTATATTTGTTAAAGGGACGACTTGGCTAAGCCGGCTACTTTATACCTTTGATCGCTATGTTGTCGATGGCGCCACCAAACTATTTACCGGGGCTACACAACAACTTTCGCTGTTTATCCACTGGTTTGACAAAAATGTTATCGACGGTATCGTGAATCTGGCTGCAAATGGAACCTATTATATAGGACACTTGGTCAGACATGTGCAAAATGGGCAGCTGCAGGGCTACCTTGGTTTTGCGCTTACAGCTGTTGTTTTAGGAATTCTTTACTTGATAATTAAATAG
- the nuoK gene encoding NADH-quinone oxidoreductase subunit NuoK, with product MISITHFLVVSAIIFCIGIYAVVAKRNAIMILVGIELMINASILNFVAFARYDKINYAGQMFALFAIVLAAAAVAVGLAIILNVYRHYKTINPKNINELKD from the coding sequence ATGATAAGCATAACCCATTTCTTGGTCGTCAGCGCGATCATTTTCTGTATCGGCATTTACGCCGTCGTCGCCAAACGAAATGCTATTATGATCCTTGTAGGCATCGAGCTCATGATCAATGCGTCGATCTTGAACTTCGTCGCTTTCGCACGTTACGATAAAATCAATTACGCAGGGCAAATGTTTGCTCTTTTTGCGATCGTACTTGCTGCTGCGGCCGTCGCAGTAGGTTTGGCGATTATTCTTAATGTGTACCGACACTATAAAACAATAAATCCGAAAAACATCAATGAACTAAAAGACTGA
- a CDS encoding NADH-quinone oxidoreductase subunit J family protein, with product MSIDLILFYAFSAMAIGAALLLVTIRNTARALFLLFIVLFAMAGLYLFALADFVAITQILVYVGGVLILLIFAFMLSNKAILDDIQAVSHRFIALPNIQSLLLSLAFLSILIYALSSWTDNMPEWMATAEATGNLIMPTDNNIKVLGFKFVTQYVLPFEIISIFLMMALIGAAHLSRKGERV from the coding sequence ATGAGCATAGACCTTATTCTTTTTTACGCTTTTTCCGCTATGGCTATTGGAGCCGCACTATTGCTGGTGACGATCCGCAATACCGCGCGTGCGCTTTTCCTCTTGTTCATCGTTCTCTTTGCTATGGCCGGCTTATATCTCTTCGCATTGGCCGATTTCGTCGCCATCACCCAAATCTTGGTGTACGTGGGCGGTGTCCTCATCCTGCTGATATTTGCCTTTATGCTATCCAACAAAGCAATACTGGATGACATACAAGCTGTTTCACATCGCTTTATCGCTCTTCCCAACATACAATCGCTGCTTCTTTCGTTGGCCTTTCTATCGATTTTGATCTATGCACTTTCCTCTTGGACCGATAATATGCCCGAGTGGATGGCAACGGCGGAAGCAACGGGCAACCTGATCATGCCCACCGACAACAATATTAAAGTCTTAGGTTTTAAGTTCGTGACACAGTATGTGCTGCCTTTTGAAATCATCTCCATTTTTCTGATGATGGCACTGATCGGCGCAGCCCACCTATCGAGAAAGGGAGAGCGAGTATGA
- a CDS encoding 4Fe-4S binding protein, with product MLVIKTTIQGFLTAVKGLFLTVRHLFAARKARTTLDIRDENYFKQQDGVTTVQYPKQKMPIPEVARYQLEVEIDDCIVCDLCAKACPVDCIDIQSIKSPEAIGKTSDGSVKRLYPAKFDIDMAKCMYCGLCTVVCPTECITMTNQYDRSTQQLTDLIYGFSDMSDNEVQQRKEEWTKFQAEKEAAKKK from the coding sequence ATTTTGGTAATAAAGACAACCATACAAGGATTTTTAACCGCTGTTAAGGGATTATTTCTAACGGTCAGGCATCTTTTTGCGGCGCGCAAAGCTCGCACCACGCTCGACATACGTGACGAAAACTACTTCAAACAGCAGGACGGCGTAACGACCGTGCAATATCCGAAACAGAAAATGCCGATCCCAGAGGTGGCACGCTACCAACTGGAAGTAGAGATTGATGATTGCATCGTCTGCGATCTCTGCGCGAAAGCTTGCCCTGTAGACTGTATAGACATTCAGTCGATCAAGTCGCCAGAGGCGATTGGCAAGACATCCGATGGCAGCGTAAAACGCTTGTATCCGGCAAAATTTGATATCGACATGGCCAAGTGTATGTATTGTGGCCTTTGTACGGTGGTATGCCCTACGGAATGTATTACGATGACCAACCAGTATGACCGCAGCACCCAACAGCTAACAGATCTGATTTACGGATTTTCGGATATGTCGGACAACGAAGTGCAACAACGCAAAGAAGAGTGGACAAAATTTCAAGCTGAAAAGGAGGCGGCAAAAAAGAAGTAA
- the nuoH gene encoding NADH-quinone oxidoreductase subunit NuoH, whose amino-acid sequence MADLIVHILVPVAIFSFIAAFTLFAVYAERKIAGFVQDRLGPMETGKYGLIQTIADILKLLQKEFITPAAADKILFVMAPVVIFAAVFIGFSVIPWAPDFIPADTNTGLFFIMAVVSIDAIGILMAGWGSNNKYSLLGAIRAIAQMVSYEIPVGLSLIAAVMITQTLNLNDIAYLQGIQSPEPIYFMGFWEVSNIGGFFAWHVFQAPHLLLVYVIFFIASLAECNRAPFDIPEAESELIGGFHTEYGGIKFAFLFLAEYAMMFLVAILGVVIFLGGWNSPLPNIGSLRLADWTTGLGWGLCWTLLKSFTVVGIQMWIRWTLPRFRADQLMTLCWKVLIPLAFVCMAISGLWRIMIML is encoded by the coding sequence GCGCAAGATCGCCGGTTTTGTACAGGATCGGTTGGGACCTATGGAAACGGGCAAGTATGGCTTGATACAGACCATTGCCGACATCTTAAAACTATTACAAAAAGAGTTTATCACACCTGCCGCTGCGGACAAGATCTTGTTTGTGATGGCTCCCGTGGTCATCTTTGCCGCTGTATTTATCGGTTTCAGTGTCATTCCTTGGGCACCAGATTTTATTCCGGCAGACACCAACACCGGTCTCTTTTTTATTATGGCCGTTGTATCCATCGATGCCATAGGTATCCTGATGGCAGGGTGGGGTTCGAACAACAAATATTCGCTACTAGGTGCCATTCGAGCAATTGCACAGATGGTATCCTATGAAATACCAGTAGGGCTCTCGCTGATTGCCGCCGTCATGATTACCCAAACGCTGAATCTGAACGATATTGCATACCTACAGGGAATACAATCTCCCGAACCTATTTATTTTATGGGATTTTGGGAGGTAAGTAATATCGGAGGCTTCTTTGCTTGGCATGTTTTTCAAGCTCCGCACCTCTTGCTGGTCTACGTCATCTTTTTCATTGCTTCGTTAGCCGAGTGTAACCGAGCGCCCTTTGATATTCCAGAAGCCGAATCCGAACTTATCGGCGGTTTCCACACGGAATATGGTGGTATCAAGTTTGCCTTCCTCTTCCTTGCAGAATATGCGATGATGTTCTTGGTAGCCATACTTGGCGTAGTGATTTTTCTTGGCGGATGGAATAGCCCGCTACCAAACATCGGCAGTCTGCGTCTAGCCGACTGGACCACAGGTTTAGGTTGGGGCCTATGTTGGACCTTGCTCAAGTCGTTCACCGTGGTAGGCATTCAAATGTGGATACGATGGACGCTCCCCCGCTTTCGGGCCGATCAATTAATGACCTTATGTTGGAAAGTCTTGATTCCACTAGCTTTTGTGTGTATGGCTATTTCGGGATTGTGGCGCATAATGATAATGTTGTAG